In the genome of Croceimicrobium hydrocarbonivorans, one region contains:
- a CDS encoding cation diffusion facilitator family transporter, whose product MKSDSQKAKSAAWLSFTVNLFMAIIKGLAGIFGNSAALMADATESISDLFSSLLVIAGLKYAQRPADDNHPYGHGKIEALVTFGITSLLIGSAVIIGLRSIDSLQGENPVPEGFTLYVLLFVIAVKEGFYRYQKRQGEKTGSSSLIADAWHHRSDALSSVVALVGVGISLWGGEAWAMADEIAAMLTSVLIIYNSYLILRPALGEVMDEHLYPELESAIRKSALEVDQVLETEKCFIRKYGSGYLVDLHIEVNGELSVREGHAIAHKLKDHLTKVYPQIQDVLIHVEPSSSD is encoded by the coding sequence ATGAAAAGTGATAGCCAAAAAGCAAAATCTGCCGCCTGGCTCAGTTTTACCGTAAATCTATTTATGGCCATCATTAAGGGTTTGGCCGGGATTTTCGGAAACAGTGCTGCCTTAATGGCCGATGCCACCGAAAGTATTAGTGATCTTTTTAGCTCCTTATTGGTGATTGCCGGACTTAAATATGCACAGCGACCGGCCGACGACAATCACCCCTATGGTCACGGAAAAATTGAAGCCCTGGTCACCTTTGGTATCACCTCCCTATTAATTGGCTCGGCGGTAATTATTGGTTTGCGCTCCATCGATTCTCTGCAAGGCGAAAATCCCGTACCGGAAGGATTCACCCTTTATGTGCTCCTATTTGTAATTGCTGTAAAAGAAGGCTTCTATCGCTATCAGAAAAGGCAAGGTGAAAAAACCGGTAGCTCTTCTTTAATTGCAGATGCCTGGCATCATCGTTCGGATGCATTGAGCTCCGTGGTAGCTTTGGTAGGGGTAGGCATAAGTCTTTGGGGTGGCGAGGCCTGGGCTATGGCCGATGAAATTGCCGCCATGCTTACCAGTGTTTTAATCATTTACAATTCCTACCTCATCCTTCGTCCCGCTTTGGGAGAGGTAATGGACGAACACCTTTATCCCGAACTCGAATCGGCCATTCGAAAATCGGCCCTGGAAGTTGATCAGGTTTTGGAAACTGAAAAATGCTTCATCCGTAAATATGGTTCCGGCTATCTGGTAGATCTGCATATTGAAGTAAATGGAGAATTAAGCGTTCGGGAAGGGCATGCCATCGCTCATAAGCTTAAAGATCACCTAACCAAGGTTTATCCCCAAATACAGGATGTGCTTATCCATGTAGAGCCCAGCTCATCTGATTAA